In a single window of the Pyrococcus sp. NA2 genome:
- a CDS encoding radical SAM/SPASM domain-containing protein: protein MPYKSSKYNLFIEGKREVILFNTLRNIIAKCDIETKEILENETFNKLPPDLLNKMISEGIIVNKELNELNIIKLTRMMYYGQLLHYLSIGLTLVMTYSCNLRCPYCYEGDIKSKGGLLTREKIETILTFASAYAQGDKKPTISVSFYGGEPLLNWKGCEYTLQRLEEMKENKEIRDYSAGFVTNGTLINEDIVDAINNYNVYSMQITLDGPKEIHDKRRIKSNGEGTFDQIIENIKLLNRRIANKNFHLALRINVDKTNYKKIPELLDFLKDEGLGGIPISYGIVRGNLPYCSSNCGVYFSGSDLQKYLPYLWKEAYRRGFEVWTRPNLRFIYCGYDNPFGYVIDPELKVCPCWEMVGIEDYQIGEIQKDGTMKITPFYYDAKSRDPTEYEECKNCKLLPVCMGGCAMESIRKNGHPNGPGCDINKYIWKEGLKFYLMKKYPNLFSKETLIENLGGVPNRDEQTKNRIMFNT from the coding sequence ATGCCGTATAAATCCTCCAAATATAATTTGTTCATCGAAGGAAAACGAGAAGTTATATTATTTAACACATTGAGAAACATAATAGCTAAGTGTGATATTGAAACAAAAGAAATCTTGGAAAATGAAACGTTTAATAAATTGCCTCCAGACTTGTTAAATAAGATGATTTCTGAAGGAATAATAGTTAACAAAGAACTAAACGAGCTTAATATCATTAAACTTACAAGAATGATGTATTATGGACAACTTCTACATTATTTAAGTATTGGACTGACTTTAGTAATGACATATTCTTGTAATTTGAGATGTCCCTACTGTTATGAAGGAGATATAAAAAGCAAAGGTGGGTTATTAACCCGAGAGAAAATTGAGACAATACTCACTTTTGCAAGTGCTTATGCACAAGGAGACAAAAAACCAACAATCTCAGTTAGTTTCTATGGAGGAGAACCTCTTTTAAATTGGAAAGGATGTGAATATACACTACAAAGATTAGAAGAAATGAAAGAGAATAAAGAAATCCGTGATTATTCAGCAGGTTTTGTCACTAATGGAACACTAATTAATGAGGACATTGTTGACGCAATCAATAACTACAACGTATATTCAATGCAGATAACATTGGATGGTCCAAAAGAGATCCACGATAAAAGAAGAATAAAATCAAATGGAGAGGGAACATTTGATCAAATAATCGAAAATATAAAACTTTTAAATCGGAGAATAGCTAATAAAAACTTCCATTTGGCATTAAGAATAAATGTTGACAAAACAAACTATAAAAAAATCCCAGAATTGTTAGACTTCTTAAAGGATGAGGGTCTAGGAGGTATACCAATTTCCTATGGAATTGTGAGAGGAAATCTTCCTTATTGTAGTTCCAACTGCGGTGTTTACTTTTCTGGGAGCGATCTTCAGAAGTATCTCCCATATCTTTGGAAAGAAGCTTACAGGCGAGGATTCGAGGTTTGGACTAGACCTAACTTACGATTCATTTATTGCGGATATGACAATCCATTTGGATACGTTATTGACCCAGAATTAAAGGTATGTCCGTGTTGGGAGATGGTTGGAATTGAGGATTATCAAATTGGGGAAATACAGAAAGATGGAACAATGAAAATTACTCCATTTTATTATGATGCGAAATCTAGGGATCCTACAGAATATGAAGAGTGCAAGAATTGCAAACTTTTGCCAGTTTGCATGGGTGGATGTGCAATGGAGTCAATTCGAAAAAATGGACATCCCAATGGTCCAGGATGTGACATAAATAAATATATTTGGAAAGAAGGATTAAAATTTTATCTAATGAAGAAGTATCCCAACCTATTTAGCAAGGAAACTCTAATAGAGAACTTAGGGGGAGTTCCAAATAGAGATGAACAAACCAAAAATCGTATAATGTTCAATACTTAA